The genomic window GGGCGCGTACTCGCCGGGCCCGAAGGACCGGCCGGTGGACGAGTCCTGGCCCACGCACGGCTGGCCGCAGGCGGCGTACTGCCGGGAGAAGGCCTATCTGGAGCGGTGTCTGGACGCGTACGAGCTGAAGCACCCCCACATGCGGGTGGTCCGGATGCGCCCCGGGTTCCTCTTCAAACGGGAGTCCGCATCCCAGCAGCGCCGGATCTTCGGAGGCCGCCTGCTGCCGCCGCAGCTCGTGCGGCCGTCGCTCGTTCCCGCCTTTCCCGACCTGCCCGGCCTCACCTTCCAGGCCCTGCACACCGACGACGCCGCAGCCGCCTACGTGGAGGCGGTGTTCCGCCCGGTCCGCGGCGCGTTCAACCTCGCCGCGGAGCCGACGCTCAACGCCGCCGAACTCGCCCACATCCTCGATGCCAGGCCGCTGCGGGTTCCGCTGGTGCCCGTGCGCGCCGCACTCTCCGCCGCCTGGCACCTGCGGGTGGCCGGCGCGTCGCCCGACCTCCTCGACGCCGTGCTTCGGCTCCCGCTGCTGGACAGCTCCCGGGCCCGCAACGAGCTCGACTGGCGCCCCCGGCACACGGCGGTGGAGGCGGTCGAGGAGTTCCTGAACGGGATCCGCCACCAGGCGGGCATGGACACGGCGCCGCTCGCCGCCTGAGGCGCGCCCGGAGCGCCCCCAGCTGCGCGACCGGGTGTCCGCGGCACGTATCCGTGGCTGAACGGGTGACGATCCGCGCCATCCGCACAGCTCATCAGGTCGGTGGGGCTCACGCCTGGAAAGCTGGCGGCGCTGCCGCCGAGGAGCGGCGGCAGGACGAGGCCGACGGAGAGAAGGGCCCTGGCAATGAGGGGAACCGCCCTCCGTGGTGTGACTCTCCTGCTGGTGGCCGGAGCCGTGAGCGGCTGTGGCGGCACGGCTGCCCGGAGCGCACAGGCGGCCGCACTGGCCGAGGGCTTCGAGCGGGCGCTCCACGGCAGGAACACCGCTCGCGCCTGCGCCCTGCTGGCGCCCGGGACGCGCAGTGAGTTGGTGGAGTCCCCGCGCACGGAGTGCGGTCGGGCCCTCGTCGAGCAGCGGTTGCCCGACGGAGGGCCGGTCGATCGCGTCGAGGTGTACGGACGGCAGGCACTGGTCGCCCTTCACCGCGACACGCTCTTCCTGTCGCGGTTCGACGACGGCTGGAGGGTCGTCGCGGCCGGCTGTACGGCCGAACCGGGCAAGCCGTGGTCGCCGGCCTGGCCTACTTCATCGCGGTCGGGCTCTTGCACCGATGAGGACGAGGAGGGCGGCACGGCATGCGCCGATTCCTGCACGACAACAGCCTCACCCTGGCCTTCGGCCTCGCCTTCCTCGTGGTGCTGGCATGCCAGGCCGTGGCAGGTCACGCCGAGTTCAACCAGCAGCTCGCGGTCGACGGCCTGGCGCAGATCGGTCTGGGCGAGTACGTCATGTCGTCGGACTTCGCGGTGGACGTGACGGAGAACTGGCAGTCGGAGCTGCTCGCCGTCGCCTCGATGGCCGTCCTGTCCGTGTACCTCAGGCAGCGGGGCTCACCGGAATCGAAGCCGGTCGGCGCGGCGCATACGTCGACGGGCGTCGAGGGTTGAGCCGACGGGTTCGCGAGCGCGGCGTGAACGGATGGCGGCGTGAACGGATGGCGGCGTGAAGGGACGACGGAGGGTCGAGCAGGCGTACGGCCGGTCCCAGGCCGCCCTCAGGAGTCGGTCAGCAAGCGGCGCGCCAGCGCACCCCAGTCGATACGGTCGGCTTCCGAGCCGCGCGGGACATGAAGGTACGTCCGGCGCAGCCACGCTCGAAGCCCGCTGAGGTCGATCTCGAACAGCGCACTGGCCCGGGGAGGGCCGATGCGGAGAAAAACGCTGTTGTCGCCGCGGTCTGCCAGGAGTGGCCAGACGCGCACCTCCCCGGCCCCCGCGGTGTCCTTGGTCCCCGAGTCGAGAAGGTCGCGGCCCAGATCCCAGGTGACCGACGAGTCGTGCATCGGCCGGAACTCGGCCCGCACGACGAACGGATCGTCCACGTCGTAGCAGAAGGTCGCGTCGACGGGCGTGCTCACCCCCGAACTCCTCAGGTGACGTACCGAAGTCTCCCAGTACAGCTTCCCTTCCGCGGACTCGCCGGAAGCATCACGGTGCTCCCTCTCCTCTGACATGCAGAACAGCTCCTCTGATGATGGACGGCCTTGCACCAGCCGTAGTCGGATGACCGCACTGCGGCCCCTCACACCGTCAGGAACAGGTCCTTGTTCGCCGTGCGCCCGCCCAGAGACGTCACAATCCGAACGGGACCGCGCCGCCGCCGGTTTGGCCGCGCCGCGGACGGGCAGTCGCCGCAGTGCCGAAGCGGTACGAATGCCGCCGACACCCGGCAGCACCGCCGGCGCACAAGAGTCGAAGGAGCTGTCATGCCTCGTGGATCGAGCTCCAAGCGGGAGCGTCAGTACGAACACATCAAGGAGGGCGCGGAGAAGCGCGGAGAGAGCACGAAACGCGCCAAGGAGATCGCGGCCCGCACGGTGAACAAGGAACGGGCCCGCTCGGGCGAGTCCCGCACCGCGAGCAAGAGCTCCACCCAGGACAAGTCGTCCTCGCAGCGCGGCGGAGAACGCTCCGGCAAGGGCTCCGGAGGCCCGACCTACGACCAGCTCTACGCCGAGGCCCAGCGCCGCAACATCCACGGGCGCTCCTCCATGGACAAGTCCGAGCTGAAGCGGTCCCTCGGCCGCTGAGCGTGCGGGGAGGACGTGCCACGGCAGCGAACGACCACGACGGGCGCGACCCGGTCACGGCCCACCCCCGGCCGGACTTCCCCGACCAGAGCCAGCCGCACCCCGACTGGACCGGGCCCATGGACCCGCCGCCGGACCACGGTGAGACGTCGTACGAGGGCCATGGACTGCTCGAAGGGCGTGCGTCGCTCATCACCAGCGGTAACTCCGGCATCGGCAGGGCGGTCGCCCTCGCCTGTGCGCGCGAGGGGGCCGACGTCCTCTTCACCCACCTGCCGGAGGAGGCGGGAGCGGTGCAGGGCTCTCGTCGGGCGCGCGGTCGACGAGTTCGGGCGGATCGACAACGCCACCGGGGGCACACCGCTGCCCTGACGCCGGTCAGCCGAGGGCGATGAGGGCGACCGCGACGGCGGTGCAGGCCAGGCCGGCCGTCTGCACACAGGTGGGCCGTTCGTGCAGGCAGACGATGGCGAGCACGACGGTGATCGCCGGGTACATCGCGGCGAGGACGGTGGCGAGCGCCACGAGCTGATCGAGGGTGGCGGCCAGGAACAGCACGAGCGCCACGGAGCCGATCGACCCCAGGAACAGGGCCGGAGCGACCAGGTGCCGGGGGATCCGCAGGGTCGCCCCGGCCGCACGGGCCATCGGGACGATCGTGAGGGTCGCCGCGACGCGGGCGGCCAGGATCGGCCAGGGGCCCGCCGCGGGGTCGATTCGGGAGATCGCCAGGAACTGCACCGCGAAGCCGACCCCGGCGAGCAGACCGTACCGTGCGCCGCCGTGGGCCGTGCCGGAGACCGAGGGCCGGCCGCCGTGCGAGACCATCCACAGGGCCGGCAGCGCCACGGCGATGCCCAGCCAGGCCGGCGCGCCCGGCCGGTCCCCGAACACGGCCACGCTCACCAGCACCGGCAGGGCGACCGCGGCGAGGTCGCTGAGGGGTGCGACCACGCTCATCTGCCCCTCGGCGAAGCCCCGGTAGAGGTGGGCGACGCCCATTCCGGTGCCCACGCCCGACAGTGCGCCCCAGGCCATGGCGCCGGCAGTGACGTGCGAGGCCGTGAGGATCGGCACGTCGAGGTCCGGGACGGTGACCGCGAGCGCCACGGACAGCATGAGAATCAGGCCGCCGAGCTGGCCGGAGACCGCGACACCGTAGCTGTCGGCCCGCCGGGCGAGCAGCCCGCTGAAGAAGTGCACCAGCCCGAAGAGGACCGCCGCGCTCAGCGCCAGCACCTCGGGCATCGGTCTCCTTCCGCGTCTTTCTCTTTTTTCCCCGGGCTCCTGCCCCCCGGCGAGGGTCCGATGCGCAGGTACCACTCAGTGTCGTTACATATCAGGACAGGCCGGGCATCTGCCACGTATGACCACGAACAATCCTGAACCCGATCCTCGTGCGAGCCCTGGACCGGCGCCTGAGCGTCTGGTGCCGCCGGGCGAGACTCCGCCCGCCGAGGCGAGCGCCGCCTCGGGGGCCGGCCCGTACCAGGCCCCCACCCGCGGCTGGTCTAAGGCGCCGATGGCCGCCATCATCGTCCTCGCCCTGCTGATCGCCGCGTTCTTCCTGGCGTACGCCCTCGTCCTGATCGTCTGAACCATGGTCCTGAGCGTCCGAGGCTGATCAGTCCTTCGTTCCTCCCGCGGTCAGCCCGGCCACCAGGAAGCGCTGTGCCACCAGGAACACCACGAGCACCGGCGCGACCGACAGCAGTGTGGCGAGGACGAGCTCGGGAGGGGACACAGCGGCGTCGGCGGCGACCACCGGGTTGAACGCCGGTGTCGAGGCCAGCATCTGGGTCAGCCCGACCTGCATCGGGTACTGATCGCTGCCCGGCAGCATCACGTACGGGAGGAAGAAGTTGTTCCAGTTCTGTACGAAGCTGAAGAAGCCGACCAGGGCCACCACGGGCGCGGCGAGCGGGAGCGCGATCGAGAAGAACGCACGGAACTCCCCGCAGCCGTCGATCCGTGCGGCGGCGAGCAGGTCTGCGGGGACGGCGGTGGAGAAGTAGATGTACGCCAGGTACACGCCGAGGGGGAAGAACGAGTAGGGCAGCACCACGGAGAGCGGTGTGTTGACCAGATGGGCCTGGTTGATCTCGAGGAACGTGGGCAGCACGAGCGCCGTCTGGGGCATGAGCATGACGACCAGTGTGGTGATCAGCAGAGCGCGGCGGCCCGTGAAGCGCATCTTCGCCAGTGCGTACCCCGCGGGG from Streptomyces formicae includes these protein-coding regions:
- a CDS encoding NAD-dependent epimerase/dehydratase family protein; the encoded protein is MNGSTGSETGGADGPRVVVVGATGNAGTSVVRALAGHPDVAAVLGIARRIPVWQPEKTTWLAADIAPGGPSLVPHFAGADAVVHLAWQFQPTHDPATTWRTNVLGSIRVFEAAAEAEVPVLVHASSVGAYSPGPKDRPVDESWPTHGWPQAAYCREKAYLERCLDAYELKHPHMRVVRMRPGFLFKRESASQQRRIFGGRLLPPQLVRPSLVPAFPDLPGLTFQALHTDDAAAAYVEAVFRPVRGAFNLAAEPTLNAAELAHILDARPLRVPLVPVRAALSAAWHLRVAGASPDLLDAVLRLPLLDSSRARNELDWRPRHTAVEAVEEFLNGIRHQAGMDTAPLAA
- a CDS encoding DUF6766 family protein — encoded protein: MRRFLHDNSLTLAFGLAFLVVLACQAVAGHAEFNQQLAVDGLAQIGLGEYVMSSDFAVDVTENWQSELLAVASMAVLSVYLRQRGSPESKPVGAAHTSTGVEG
- a CDS encoding SsgA family sporulation/cell division regulator — protein: MSTPVDATFCYDVDDPFVVRAEFRPMHDSSVTWDLGRDLLDSGTKDTAGAGEVRVWPLLADRGDNSVFLRIGPPRASALFEIDLSGLRAWLRRTYLHVPRGSEADRIDWGALARRLLTDS
- a CDS encoding plasmid stabilization protein is translated as MPRGSSSKRERQYEHIKEGAEKRGESTKRAKEIAARTVNKERARSGESRTASKSSTQDKSSSQRGGERSGKGSGGPTYDQLYAEAQRRNIHGRSSMDKSELKRSLGR
- a CDS encoding EamA family transporter, which produces MPEVLALSAAVLFGLVHFFSGLLARRADSYGVAVSGQLGGLILMLSVALAVTVPDLDVPILTASHVTAGAMAWGALSGVGTGMGVAHLYRGFAEGQMSVVAPLSDLAAVALPVLVSVAVFGDRPGAPAWLGIAVALPALWMVSHGGRPSVSGTAHGGARYGLLAGVGFAVQFLAISRIDPAAGPWPILAARVAATLTIVPMARAAGATLRIPRHLVAPALFLGSIGSVALVLFLAATLDQLVALATVLAAMYPAITVVLAIVCLHERPTCVQTAGLACTAVAVALIALG
- a CDS encoding DUF6480 family protein yields the protein MTTNNPEPDPRASPGPAPERLVPPGETPPAEASAASGAGPYQAPTRGWSKAPMAAIIVLALLIAAFFLAYALVLIV
- a CDS encoding carbohydrate ABC transporter permease, whose translation is MSSLVVPSRARPASARRLTARGLTFVCLGVFVIFFLLPIVWLLLSATKTPAQLKDAHPLAFGSWGQLARNWDALMAFQDGAVKTWLANSVVYAVLALALTLVVSVPAGYALAKMRFTGRRALLITTLVVMLMPQTALVLPTFLEINQAHLVNTPLSVVLPYSFFPLGVYLAYIYFSTAVPADLLAAARIDGCGEFRAFFSIALPLAAPVVALVGFFSFVQNWNNFFLPYVMLPGSDQYPMQVGLTQMLASTPAFNPVVAADAAVSPPELVLATLLSVAPVLVVFLVAQRFLVAGLTAGGTKD